The Chitinophagales bacterium genomic sequence GCATTGATAGCCGCCACGCCTGTAGGAGCTACGATGATATGATTCTTGTAGGTGGTAGTAGTTATTTTTTTGAGTAAAGTTGTCTTACCCGTACCTGCCTTACCTGTGAGAAAAACATTTTGATTGGTTTGGTTTATGAGCTGTATGACTTGTTCTGTAGTATCGAATTCCATTTGCTTTTTATGTATTAAGATTTTGTGCTTTTTGCGTCTACTTAGTCAATCTTTGTGAAATAGTTATAACACAAAGTTACACAAAGAAGGCACTAAGTTTCGCGAAGGTTTTTCATCTTATTTTTCAATTTAATTAAAACACCTATAGATGCCTTCAATAAGTCTCCTCAATTTATAAACTTAATAAAATTTTCGGGTCTATCATTAAATGGGACTCATTGAATATGGATTTGCCATCTCTTAAAACTATCATTTGAGGAGATTCGTGCTTTACCTGAAGTTTTTCAGCTATATAGTTTGAAATAGGTCTCTGCTCTATAACGCCAACATAGTATATATCAGC encodes the following:
- the ytxJ gene encoding bacillithiol system redox-active protein YtxJ; translated protein: MKEIQTITTIEEVDEIISRSKVKSQVIFKHSTVCPISRMSYEKMKAEYPLSEDAADIYYVGVIEQRPISNYIAEKLQVKHESPQMIVLRDGKSIFNESHLMIDPKILLSL